In Geotalea uraniireducens, one genomic interval encodes:
- the cdaA gene encoding diadenylate cyclase CdaA, whose protein sequence is MATDQLQLFEWRDFVDIAIVAYLFYRAILLLKDRLAFRFFLFIAGGIALFFFSRLAGLDAFHAILSALFKSLILILVVLFQSDLRRALITFGKRNRPAGQEHEEASLVIDELVTALTGLAERRIGALIVIEREMGVMSHVEIGTEIDAKITSEILNSIFLPYSPIHDGAVIIQRGKLTRAGCFLPLSQNPTISKSLGTRHRAAIGLTELVDAIVLVVSEETGMMSFVADGKITSPVDAGSMRKVLKRSLEPQWLT, encoded by the coding sequence ATGGCGACCGACCAACTCCAATTGTTCGAATGGCGTGACTTCGTCGATATTGCGATTGTTGCCTATCTGTTTTACCGGGCAATCCTGCTGCTGAAAGATCGGCTGGCTTTTCGATTCTTTCTGTTCATTGCCGGCGGCATAGCGCTCTTTTTCTTTTCCCGGCTGGCAGGCCTCGATGCATTTCATGCGATTCTTTCCGCTCTTTTCAAGTCACTGATTCTCATTCTGGTTGTCTTGTTCCAGAGTGACCTTCGTCGTGCCTTGATCACCTTCGGCAAGCGAAACCGGCCGGCAGGACAGGAGCATGAAGAGGCGTCGCTGGTGATTGACGAACTCGTTACCGCCCTCACTGGGCTGGCCGAGCGGAGGATAGGCGCCCTGATTGTCATTGAGCGGGAAATGGGGGTCATGTCCCACGTGGAAATCGGCACCGAAATCGATGCCAAGATCACCAGCGAGATTCTGAATTCGATATTTCTTCCCTACTCACCTATTCACGACGGTGCCGTCATCATTCAACGTGGCAAGTTAACGAGGGCCGGCTGTTTTCTCCCGCTAAGCCAGAACCCCACGATCAGCAAGTCATTGGGAACCCGCCATCGTGCCGCCATTGGCTTGACAGAGCTGGTTGACGCCATTGTCCTTGTTGTGTCCGAGGAAACCGGGATGATGTCGTTTGTGGCTGACGGAAAGATTACGTCGCCGGTGGATGCCGGTTCGATGCGTAAGGTACTCAAACGGTCGTTGGAGCCCCAATGGTTGACCTGA
- the folP gene encoding dihydropteroate synthase: protein MNFSVRELSPATLRASDGCIFSGSEIPAELREFAAQALTRLLLVEGPAGEWEGLLRAGVSAAGGRACFLATAPRVRILLALSEIGLGWLDADFSGQAAVPSPLSAELHRLLVDDTTSSGHWSFSGRTMAVSARPCIMGVLNVTPDSFSDGNRFFDLDRALDHALEMVAEGADIIDIGGESTRPDAAPVAEDEELRRVVPVVAKLAEQVTVPLSIDTYKAAVARESLQAGASIINDISGLTFDPEMAAVVAAGNAGLVVMHTRGRPPEMQYNTVYDDLISEVIEALKTSLQCACSAGIPAERIVVDPGLGFGKSLEGNLAILNRLDEFACLGRPVLIGTSRKSFVGAVLKRNSSDRLFGTAATVALGVAKGATIFRVHDVKAMRDVADMAFAVTQSRTGEWR from the coding sequence ATGAATTTTTCGGTGAGGGAGCTATCGCCAGCTACCCTGCGGGCCAGCGACGGTTGCATATTCTCCGGTAGTGAAATCCCGGCCGAGCTGCGCGAGTTTGCAGCCCAGGCGCTTACCCGGCTGTTATTGGTCGAGGGGCCTGCTGGTGAGTGGGAAGGGCTGCTCCGCGCCGGAGTGTCGGCGGCCGGTGGTCGGGCATGTTTCCTGGCAACAGCACCTCGCGTGAGGATTCTTCTCGCCCTGTCCGAGATCGGTCTTGGCTGGCTTGATGCCGATTTTTCAGGGCAAGCGGCTGTTCCGTCCCCCCTCTCCGCCGAGTTACATCGTCTCCTTGTCGACGATACTACCTCCTCAGGCCACTGGTCGTTTTCCGGGCGTACCATGGCTGTCTCTGCTCGCCCCTGTATCATGGGGGTTCTCAACGTTACTCCCGATTCCTTCTCTGACGGGAACAGATTCTTTGATCTCGACCGTGCCCTGGATCACGCCCTTGAAATGGTAGCCGAAGGGGCTGACATTATCGATATCGGGGGGGAAAGCACCCGCCCCGATGCCGCTCCGGTTGCCGAAGACGAAGAGTTGCGCCGTGTCGTGCCGGTGGTTGCTAAATTGGCCGAGCAGGTCACTGTTCCCCTGTCGATCGATACATACAAGGCCGCCGTGGCCCGAGAATCCCTCCAGGCCGGAGCCTCAATTATTAATGATATCAGTGGGTTGACGTTTGATCCGGAAATGGCGGCTGTTGTGGCGGCTGGCAACGCCGGCCTTGTTGTCATGCATACTCGCGGCCGGCCGCCCGAGATGCAGTATAATACCGTTTATGACGACCTGATCAGCGAGGTGATCGAGGCGCTCAAGACATCGTTGCAGTGTGCCTGTTCAGCGGGGATTCCGGCAGAACGGATTGTTGTCGATCCGGGGCTCGGTTTTGGCAAAAGTCTTGAGGGCAACCTGGCGATCCTGAACCGACTCGACGAGTTTGCCTGCCTTGGCAGGCCGGTACTGATCGGCACGTCGCGCAAATCGTTCGTCGGGGCGGTGTTGAAGCGAAACAGTAGTGATCGGCTTTTTGGCACTGCCGCTACGGTTGCGCTCGGCGTTGCGAAGGGGGCCACGATCTTCCGGGTCCACGATGTGAAGGCAATGCGGGACGTTGCCGATATGGCATTTGCCGTGACACAGTCTCGGACTGGAGAATGGCGGTAA
- the ftsH gene encoding ATP-dependent zinc metalloprotease FtsH: protein MNQFYKNLALWLVISLMMILLFNLFNKPRTTQERLSYSDFITAVDAGKVSSVTVQGNDILGKYTDGKEFRSYKPSDAALSDKLIEKKVTVTAKPEEEKVSWFSIFISWFPLLFLVGVWIFFMRQMQGGGGKAMAFGKSRAKLLTEAQGRVTFEDVAGVDEAKEELEEIIQFLKDPKKFTKLGGRIPKGVLLVGPPGTGKTLLARAVAGEAGVPFFSISGSDFVEMFVGVGASRVRDLFVQGKKNAPCIIFIDEIDAVGRHRGAGLGGGHDEREQTLNQLLVEMDGFESNEGVILIAATNRPDVLDPALLRPGRFDRQVVVPQPDVKGREMILKVHTKKIPLASDVNLAVIARGTPGFSGADLANVVNEAALLAARKDKSVVDMRDIDDAKDKVLMGVERRSMVISEDEKKNTAYHEAGHTLVAKLIPGTDPVHKVSIIPRGRALGVTMQLPIEDKHSYSRESLLNRIAVLMGGRAAEEIIFGTMTTGAGNDIERATEIARKMVCEWGMSDKMGPVTFGKKDEQIFLGREMATHKNYSEATAVEIDAELRRIIEESYSRVRTLLSDNLGVLHNLATQLIEKENLSGDEVDRIINETVATAAPDAQEPPAAP, encoded by the coding sequence TTGAACCAGTTCTATAAAAACCTTGCGCTCTGGTTGGTAATCAGCTTGATGATGATTCTTCTTTTCAACCTTTTCAACAAGCCGCGCACCACCCAGGAAAGGTTGAGCTACAGCGATTTCATCACCGCGGTCGATGCGGGAAAAGTCAGTTCTGTAACTGTTCAGGGCAACGATATCCTTGGGAAATACACCGATGGCAAGGAGTTCCGCAGCTATAAGCCTTCCGATGCGGCTCTTTCCGACAAGCTCATCGAAAAGAAAGTGACCGTTACCGCGAAGCCGGAAGAGGAAAAGGTTTCATGGTTTTCGATCTTCATCTCCTGGTTCCCGTTGCTCTTCCTTGTTGGGGTCTGGATATTCTTCATGCGGCAGATGCAGGGCGGGGGCGGCAAAGCCATGGCCTTCGGCAAGAGCCGGGCCAAGCTGCTGACCGAAGCTCAGGGCCGGGTGACGTTCGAGGACGTTGCCGGTGTTGACGAGGCGAAAGAGGAGTTGGAGGAGATTATCCAATTTCTGAAGGATCCGAAGAAATTCACCAAACTGGGAGGGCGTATCCCGAAGGGTGTCCTGTTGGTCGGCCCTCCGGGTACCGGGAAAACCCTTTTGGCCCGTGCCGTCGCCGGCGAGGCCGGCGTGCCGTTCTTTTCGATTTCCGGCTCGGATTTCGTTGAGATGTTCGTTGGGGTCGGTGCTAGCCGGGTTCGCGATCTGTTCGTCCAGGGGAAAAAGAATGCCCCCTGCATCATCTTCATCGACGAGATTGACGCCGTGGGCCGTCATCGCGGGGCTGGCCTCGGCGGCGGACATGATGAACGGGAACAGACGCTCAACCAACTCCTTGTTGAAATGGATGGCTTTGAGTCGAATGAAGGGGTGATTCTCATTGCCGCTACTAACCGGCCGGATGTCCTTGACCCGGCATTGCTGCGCCCTGGCCGTTTCGACCGCCAGGTAGTGGTGCCCCAACCCGACGTCAAGGGACGCGAGATGATCCTCAAGGTCCACACGAAGAAGATTCCCTTGGCGTCCGATGTCAACCTGGCGGTGATTGCCCGGGGAACACCGGGATTTTCCGGAGCCGATCTGGCGAATGTCGTTAATGAAGCCGCATTGCTTGCCGCCCGGAAAGATAAGAGTGTTGTCGATATGCGTGATATTGACGATGCCAAGGACAAAGTCCTGATGGGGGTCGAGCGCCGGAGCATGGTCATATCCGAGGACGAGAAGAAAAATACCGCCTATCACGAAGCGGGCCATACGCTCGTTGCCAAGCTCATTCCCGGCACCGACCCGGTGCACAAGGTTTCCATTATCCCCCGTGGCCGGGCCTTGGGGGTTACCATGCAATTACCGATTGAGGACAAGCACAGCTATTCACGCGAGTCGCTGTTGAACCGCATTGCGGTGCTCATGGGTGGCCGGGCGGCCGAAGAGATCATCTTTGGCACGATGACGACGGGCGCTGGCAATGACATCGAGCGGGCCACCGAAATTGCCCGCAAGATGGTCTGCGAATGGGGAATGAGCGACAAGATGGGACCCGTCACGTTCGGCAAGAAAGACGAGCAGATTTTTCTCGGTCGGGAAATGGCAACCCACAAGAATTACAGCGAAGCCACCGCCGTGGAGATCGACGCCGAATTGCGCCGGATTATCGAAGAGAGCTACAGCCGGGTCCGCACTCTGCTTTCGGATAACCTGGGCGTACTGCACAACCTTGCCACGCAACTGATCGAGAAGGAAAATCTCAGCGGTGATGAAGTTGATCGGATCATTAACGAAACGGTCGCTACCGCTGCTCCCGATGCTCAAGAACCGCCCGCAGCTCCATGA